In the genome of Macrobrachium rosenbergii isolate ZJJX-2024 chromosome 44, ASM4041242v1, whole genome shotgun sequence, the window GTGGCTCCTGAATTCCCCCACCCAATTCCTCAGTTCGTCCTCGACCAGATCGCCTTCGCTGCTGAGGAGGATGCAGCTGCTGCAGCTGCTCAGACTAAGACTTCTCCTTCCAGTTTATATCAAGCCCCTCAAGCATAATGCATTGACCTCCGAGAACATTTGTGGCACTTTGCAGTACGGTCTTCGCTTTAATTAATCTTATAGGAATTTGAGAAGAAACTTTGTTTTCCActcattatattatcattattatttaccttATCAATATTTGAATAACTgtatatctgaataaaaataataatgaatgataaacttcaataagaactttatttttattactttgaaattaaTCTATTGTTGTGTGAGTGTGACGAAAAGTGGctattaaatttgtttaaaaagactATTTACTTTGTTGCTCTCCTCCTTTAATAACAATGATTTTCATTAAGTAATCTGTTAGTTCTTCCAGTCATTTTTCCTGTCGTGAATTTTCTTTCCATCCTTcacttataaatttattaattttccttgaaatagTGAGCAATATTAGCACTCCAATCAGAAGAATGACAGAAATTACAACATTATCTAAAAATTGAATCCAAAAAGGAAATCTAAACCTATCTGTTCtcttttttaatatccatttaaTTGTGAagataatgaacaccatatatgAGTGATGGAGAATTTCTAAAGTAAATTCCATACCGGACCTTCATACAAAAGGGTAGATAATGAAAGTCAGTGTGATAACTCATTGTACGTGAAACAGTTTTGATAACATAAAAACTGAATATCGAAAATTATCTTATGATACTTTCCAGTGAGAGGCGAGAAAGCTTGCTTCCATGAAACTGTCTTCATCGTGACCTAAAGTCTCAAGACTCAGAGGAAGTTTTCTTGTGGAAATTTGCCTGGTTGAGCCAGGCGTGTAGTAAGACAAACTGAACCTCAACACCCACACACCTGCAATTCAGTGACATAATCTATTTGAATTTAAGCGTTAACAGACACCAATCTTCATATTCTTAGTCTGATTTAGTTTACCAGTGAAAACACGCAAGTAGTTTAACTTATATAAGGAATCTACCAAATGTCTTATGAGTTGAGACATTAGGTAGACTCCATAAACTCAACTCCTTGCTTGTTTTAATTGCTTAACtaaatcagataaaataaaaggatatctgtaTTTGTTAGAATACGAAGTGGAATTAAGATGAGGTCACCTAGATCTCTCCAAACATGGTTCTGCTCATGAGAAAGTAAATGAAGGGTGAAGCGAGAAAGAGTGAGATGCCTTTCCCCCGAGGAGAAGATCTGAATTCCACTGGGAAAATGCACTGTTAAAAGGAATGCACCATCCACTTCCTCCACCAGTCTTCCATCATCACCTCCACGATGAAGATAGTAAGCAAAGAGGATTGTTCCCACTCATATGCCCTCCTTGATGATAGTAGTGATTCCCATTGACTTGGGAGTGAACCTTTGTATAAACAATCGCTTCTTTGATAATTGTGATTCCAGCTCTTTTGTGCCCTCACAAAATGACTGCTGGTCAGATGCACTAAGCACCTAAACAAACTCAGTATTTCGTTTCCCGGCAGATCATCATCGCCGCATTTGCAACTTTGTCCATCGCTGCTCCACAGTACGGCTATGCTCCTCCATCTAcatcaccacctcctcctcctccccctcctcccctcctcctcctcctcctcctccccctcctccaagtACAACCCCTTCTCAGCTGTACTCAGCGCCAGGCGCAAGCCCAAAACAAGGCGAAGTCGAGGCCCCACCTCCAGTGGCCATCGTAAAGGACGAGAG includes:
- the LOC136829183 gene encoding endocuticle structural glycoprotein SgAbd-1-like; the encoded protein is MHHPLPPPVFHHHLHDEDNHHRRICNFVHRCSTVRLCSSIYITTSSSSPSSPPPPPPPPPPPSTTPSQLYSAPGASPKQGEVEAPPPVAIVKDERTQSEDGTFKFDFEGANGIIVSGSGSATGADGSVVQAGKLQVHCPRRDCR